Sequence from the Lysobacter solisilvae genome:
TCAGCGCGATGCTCGGCCTGGGCATGTACCGCGAGCTGGGCCCCGTGCTGACCGCGCTGCTGTTCATCGGCCGCGCCGGCTCCTCGATCGCCGCCGAGCTGGGCCTGATGCGGGCAACCGACCAGATCACCGCGCTGGGCCTGATGGCGATCGATCCGATCGGCAAGGCGGTGGCGCCGCGGTTCTGGGCGGCGCTGATCTGCATGCCGCTGCTGACCGGTTTCTTCTGCAGCCTGGCGATCACCGCCGGCTACTTCGAGGCCGTGCACGTGATCGGCATCGACCAGGGCTTCTTCTGGCAGGTGCTGCGCGACAGCGTCGACTTCGGCGACGACTTCCTGATGGCCTTCGCGAAGTCGGCGGTGTTCGGCGCCACCGCGGCGCTGGTGGCCGCGCACGTGGGCTTCCACGCCGAGCCGACGATCGAGGGCACCTCGGTGGCCACGACGCAGGCGGTGGTGAACGCGTCGCTGCTGGTGCTGATGTTCAACTTCGTGATGTCGGCGCTGCTGTTCCGCTGATCCACGCACTCCGGTGCGGCCGCCGCGGCGGCCGCGTCACGCAATGAGGTATTCCATGCGCAGTCCAAGAATCGAATTTGCCGTCGGCGCCTTCCTGCTGCTGGCCCTCGGGTCGGTGCTGGTGCTGGCCCTCGCCTCGACCAACCGGCAATGGGGATTCGGCAACGACAGCTACGAGCTGAAGGCCCGGTTCACCTCGATCGGCGCGCTGCGGCCGAACGCGCCGATCAAGATCGCCGGCGTCGCGGTGGGCAAGGTGGCTGATATTCAGGTCGATCCCGTTAAATACGATTCCGTCGTGACGCTGGCCATGGACGTCAAGTTCAAGGACCTGCCGGCCGATACCTCCGCCGGGATCTTCACCAACGGCCTGCTGGGCGAGAGCTACATCGGCCTCAGTCCCGGTGGCGATCCCGAAACCCTCAAGCCCGGCGACGAGATCTTCATGACCCAGCCGGCGGTCGATCTGATCCAGATGGTCGGCAAGTACATGTTCTCCGGTGGCGGCAAGCCCGGTGGCGACACCGCCGCCGCCGAAGAAGCTCCACCCAGCGATACCCCCGCGGATACCGCGACTACGGAAGAACCCAAGTAATGAAGCGCAACCCGACCCTTGCCGCGATTTCAATCAGCATGAAATCCCTCGCCCTCGCCGCCGCTTTCGCGGTGACCGTGCCGGCCGTCGCCAGCGCACAGGCCGCCGCGCAGGGCGCCCCCGTGGGCGCCACGCCGAGCAAGCTCGTGCTCGACAACAGCACGCGCATCCTCACCACGCTGGAAACCCGGCGCGCGGAGTTCACCAAGAACCGCGGCGTGCTGCGGCAATTCGTCTCCAGCGAGTTCAACGCGATGTTCGACCGCGACTACGCCGCCCGCCTGGTGCTGGGCGTGCACGGCCGCGGCGCCTCCGAAGGCGACGTCAAGCTGTTCGCCGACGCGCTGGCCGACAACCTGATGTCCCGCTACGGCGACTCGCTGCTGGACTTCAACACGCGGCTCAAGGTGCGGGTGAAGTCCGAGCGCGCGCTGCCGAACAACCGCGGCGTGCTGGTCAGCAGCGAATTCATCCGCCAGGCCGGCGAGCCGATCCCGGTGTCGTACTACATGCGCCAGACCGCCGGCGGCTGGAAGGTGTTCGACGTGTCGGTGGAAGGCGTGAGCTTCGTGCAGACCTTCCGCAGCCAGTTCGACGGCCCGCTCAAGCGCAAGTCGATCGCGCAGGTCGCCGCCGACCTCAAGGCCGGACGCCTGCAGGCCGGCGCCGAGACCAACTGATCGTGCCCGTTCGATCGTGCCCGGTGGATCGGGCACCATTGATCGCACACCACTGAACCCTCGCAGGCCGGCATCCGCTGGCCTGCCTGCTTCCTGCGACCCGATGCCCATGACCGCCAGCCTCACCCGCCGCGACGACGCCCTGGTCTTTTCCGGTGCGCTCGACCGTGCCGCCGTCGTCGCGCTGTGGCCCCAGGCCAGCGCGCAGCGCGCGGGCGTCGCCCGGTTCGACCTCACCGCGGTGACGCGGGTCGACAGCGCCGGGCTGGCCATGCTCGCTGAACTGGCGGACGGGCTGCCGGGCGCGCGGGTCGAAGGCCGCCCCGATGGCCTGGACGAGCTGCGCGCCGCGTATCGCTTGCAGGACGATCTTTCCTTCGCGGCCTGAGCCGCGACCGTTTCCGGTGCGGTAGCGTTGTAGCCCCGCGCCGTCCTTCTCGGACCCTTCCCCTCCATGCGCTTGAACGGACTCCCCCTCGCCCTCGCCGTGTTGCTGGCGCCCGCCAGCGTGCTGGCCCAGCAGACGCCTTCCCCGCCGGAGCCCTCCGCGCCGGTCCCGGCGGCGGCGCCTGCCCCGGCCGGGGAGCCGCTGCCGGCCGCCGCGCCCGCGGCTCCCGCGGCCGACGCTGCGGTCCCGGTCACGCCCGAGCCGGCAGAAGCTGCGGCACCGACCGCGCCGACCGACCCGGTAGACCCGGCCGCGCCGGCCGCACCTGCGGAACCTGTCGAGCCCGCCGCGCCCGCCATGCCGACAGACCCCCTGGCGCCGCCCGCCGAGGGCGTCGCCGTCGATCCGGCCGCGCCGCCGATGCCGCCGTGCGAGAGCGCCGCCACCGACCCGGGCGCGCCGGACGCGGGCACGACCGACCCGACCGCGACCGACCCGAATGCGCCGGGCGCACCCGACGCGACCGTCCCCTGCGCCACCGCCGTGGCGCCCACCCAGGCCGAGGACGACTTCGCCGACATCTACGGGTACAACCCGGTCGCCGATCCCAACCTGCCCGACCCGGTGGCCATGCCCGGCGCGTTCGACCCGTGGCAGAAGTACAACCGCCAGATCCACCGCTTCAACAACGTGGTGGACCGCAACGTGGCCAAGCCCCTGGCGCGCGGCTACGTGAAGATCGTGCCGCGGCCGCTGCGCCTGGGCGTCAACAATTTCTTCAGCAACATCAGCCAGCCGCTGACCGCGCTCAACAGCCTGCTGCAGGGCAAGCCGAAGCAGGCCGGGCAGGCGCTGGGCCGCTTCCTGATCAATTCCACGCTCGGCATCGGCGGCATCTTCGACCCGGCCCGCGACGCCAAGCTGCCGCACGTCAGCGAGGACTTCGGCCAGACCCTGGGCGTGTGGGGCTGGAAGCGCTCGCGCTACGTCGAGCTGCCCCTGTTCGGCCCGCGCACCGTGCGCGACATGTTCGGCATGGTGGGCGATGCGCCCTTCAGCCCGCTGCGCGGCGTGGAATCGGACCTGCTGCGCCTGCCGCTGCAGAGCATGCAGCTGGTCGACCTGCGGGCGCAGCTGCTGTCCACCGATTCGCTGCGCGAAGGCGCCGAGGACGATTACGCCCTGGTCCGCGACGCCTGGTCGCAGCGCCGCGACTACCAGATCTTCGGCGACCGCATCGAGGAAGGCGACGCGCCCCTGCCCGACTACCTGCGCGACATGGAGGACGAACCCACCGTTCCCGTCGATGCGATGCCGGTGCCGGTGCCGGGCGGCGGGGTCAACTGACCGGCCGCCCCGGAATGCCTCCAACGATCCCCGCTCCGGCGGGGATTCTTGTTTGCGCGGGCGGTCAGGCCCGGCGGCGAGAGGACGGCGGAGCACCTGGCAGCCCGCCGCGCCGGCCCAGCGTCGGGCCGGCGCGGTGCTCGCGAGGACGGGCCACGGTGCGGCGTCGGGCCGCCGCGGTGCTCGGGAGGACGGGCGCGGTGCGGCGTCGCACCGCCGCGGTGCACGGGAGGACGAAGCACGATGCGCCGTTGCACCGGCGCGGTGCACGGGAGGACGGTCCGCCGTGCGTCGTCGGGCCGGCGTGGTGCGCGGCAGAACGGGCCACCGTGCGTCGTTGGGCCGCCGGGGCGAGCTGGAGGACGGCCACCGTGCGTCGTCGGGCGCCGCGGCGGACCGGAGGACGGACCACGGTGCCCCGGCGGACCGGTGTGCGGCGAACGGGCGGGCTCCGATGGCGGCGTCAGGAACCGCCCGGCGCCGGCCTGCTCAGCCCGGTTTGCCGAACAGTTGCTCGGCGCGCTGGAACAGGATCCAGCTGGTGGCGATGAACTTGTCGCCGCCCTCGGGCCGGTTGCCGCGGTGGGTATGGGTGAAGGCGGCGGGCGCGATCAGCAGCGAGCCGGTGCGCGGCGCGATCCGGCGCTGCTGGTAGAGGAATTCGGTCTCGCCCTGGGCGAAGCCGTCGTTGAGGTAGATCGTCCACAGCAGGTGGCGATGCAGGGTCTCGCCGTGCGGGTCGCGCGGGTACAGCTCGCAATGCCAGTAGGGGTAGCCGCCGCGGCCGCCGGTGTAGCGCTGCAGGTTGATCGCGCCCGGCCGCAGCACGGTCTGCACGATCGGAGTCAGCGTGGCGTCGTCCATCGCCTGCAGGCGTTCGGGGGTCAGGCGGTGGCGCGCGCCGTCCGGGCCGGGCACTTCCAGCATCAGCGGCGCGATCAGGGTGTGCGGATACCGGCGCAGGTACGCGAGCAGGCCCTTGAACACCGCCGCGTTGAGCTGGCCTTCGACGTCGCGCCATTCCTCGCGGCCGCTGATCGAGATGTCCTGGCTGTCCTTCAACTCGGGCATGACCCCGCCGCCGACGCGGCCGGGCAGCGCCTCGCCGCTGCGGGCGAAGCGTTCGAGCATCGCCGCGCAGGCGTCCGGCGAGAGGGCGTCGTCGAAGACTTCGATGAAGTCGGCGGTCATGCGGCGGCGCTCATGCGGGTCTGCAGGCATCAGGGTTGCGGGCTCCCGCGCCGGCGGGCGGCGCGGCAACCCCAGGCGGAATTGGTGATCAGGCCAGTGCGGGCGCCGCGGCGTGCGCGGCGTCGTGCTCGAGGTGGTAGGCGGTGGCGGCCTCGACTTCGCGGCGCGAGCCCAGGAACACCGGCACGCGCATGTGCAGGCCGGTGGGCTGCACTTCCAGCATGCGCATGCGGCCGGTGGTCGCCGCGCCGCCGGCCTGCTCGACCAGGAAGGACATCGGGTTGGCCTCGTACATCAGGCGCAGCTTGCCGCCCTTGTCGCGGCACTTGCTGTCCAGCGGGTAGCTGAAGATGCCGCCACGGGTGAGGATGCGGTGCACGTCGGCCACCATCGAGGCCACCCAGCGCATGTTGAAGTCCTTGCCGCGCGGGCCTTCTTTGCCGGTGAGCAGGTCGCCGACGTAGCGCTGCATCGGGGCTTCCCAGAAGCGCTGGTTGGACATGTTGACCGCGAATTCCTTCGTCTCCTCGGGAATGGTCATGCCGCGCGTGGTCAGCACGAACGAACCGACCTCCCGGTCCAGGGTGAAGGCATGGGTGCCGTGGCCGACGGTCAGCACCAGCATCGTGCTCGGGCCGTAGGTGCAGTAGCCGGCGGCGACCTGGGCCGTGCCCGGCTGCAGGAAGTGCTCGTCGCCCGGCGTGGTCACGCCGTCGGGGCAGCGCAGCACGGAGAAGATCGTGCCGACCGAGATGTTGACGTCGATGTTGGACGAGCCGTCCAGGGGATCGAACAGCAGCAGGTAGTTGCCGCGCGGGTAGACGTCGGGGATGGGCTGGCTGTGGTCCATTTCCTCCGACGCCAGGCCGGCCAGATGGCCGCCCCAGGCATTGGCCTCGAGCAGCACGTCGTTGGCGATGACGTCGAGCTTCTTCTGCGCCTCGCCCTCGATGTTCATGCTCGCCACGCCGGGCGTGCCGGCGTCGCCGAGCACGCCGCCCAGCGCACCCTTGCCGACCGCGATGGAGATGGTCTTGCACGCGCGGGCGACGACTTCGATCAGCAGGCGCAGGTCGGCGCTGACGTGTCCGGCGCGCTGCTCTTCCAGCAGGAAGCGGGTCAGGGACACCGGCGAGCCGCCGGCGGTAGAAGAGGTGTGGGACATGGGCGGGCAGCAGCGAGCGGAACGGGCCGCCATTGTCGCCGATGCGGCGCGGCGATGGCGGCGCGGCGTGACGCGAAGCGCCGCGACGGCGGTGCCGTGCGGCGGTGTGGGCGTCAGTGCTGGCGCGGCGGCCGCATGGCGGCCGCGGCGGGGGTCAGGCGACCTTGCGGGTCGCGCGTGCGGCCTGCCGGTGGACCACGGCGGCCAGGGTCTGACGGGCCATGGTCAGCATGAGCAGCGGCGCGGTCGGGTCGGCGGCGGTGAGCACCCGGCGCGCGGCCTCGTTGACGTCGACCACGACGTCGGCGCAATCCGGGCCCAGCAGGGCCCGCAGGCCGCGCGAGGAGCTGTCCAGGTGGCGTTCGCACTCCGGGCCGCAGCCCTCGCCGGCGCGGCGGATCACCTGCGCCATGGCCCCGTCCATCCGGGCCAGGGCGTGCAGCAGTTCATCGGCGGAAATCGTGCCGGTGGACATTGCGTGGTTGGGGAGGACGCTGGTGGGGTCGGTCATGCAGTCAGTCTCGTAGGGGCGCGTCGCAGGAACTGAGATCCCCGGTGCTTCCCCTGGATTACGGGGAGAGCCGCCGGCTGAGGACAGCGCTCCGGGCCTCCCACCCGGATCCGGTCCCCGGGCGGGCGCCCGGGCCGGTGTGCTCCGCATCCTGCCCAGCGGCCGGTGCGCGGGCGGTGAAGACGCCGTGGCCGCCGCCGGCCACCGCCGCGACGCCAACTTCGGCCTGCTGACAGCAGGCTGGCAGCAGCCCCCGCGCAGGCTGTGGGTCCACCCGATGGAGCGCCCCCCATGCTGCAAGCCAATGTCCCCGCCTGGTTCGAGATCCCTACCGCCGACATCGATCGCGCGCAGCGGTTCTATGAACGGCTGCTCGGTGTGGAACTGAAGCGCGAGGCCTACCAGGAGGGCCTGCAGGCGATCTTCCCGGGCGGCTGCCCGCCGCTGTCCTCGGGCGCGCTGGTCCAGCGCCCGGGCCACTACGCGCCATCGGCCACCGCCGGCAGCGTGGTCTACCTGGCCGTCGACGACGTCCGCCTGCTGCTGGAGCGGGTCCGCGAGGCCGGCGGCGAGGTGCTGCAGCCGCTGGCGGGCGTGCCCGGCACGCCGGTGGTCTATGCCCACATCCGCGACAGCGAAGGCAACCGCGTCGGCCTCGCCAGCGTCGACGGGACGCCCGCATGACCGCTCGCCGCGACTTTCTGCGCGCCGCCGGCGCGGGCGTGCTGGCCCTGGGCCCGCTGCATGCGCTGGCCGGCACCCCGGCTTCCTCCTCCCCTTCCCCATCCCCGGAGCCTGCGATGTCCCCCAACCCGGCCGACGGCCGCCACGACTTCGATTTCTTCCACGGCCGGTGGACGGTGCAGAACCGCCGCCTGCGCGAGCGCCTCGTGGGATCCACCCGGTGGGACGAGTTCCCCGCCACCCTGGACTGCCGCCCGCTGCTGGGCGGGCTGGGCAACATCGACGAATACCGCAGCCCCGACGTGCATGGGCTGACGCTGCGCCTGTTCGATCCGGCGACGCGCCAGTGGTCGGACCGCTGGGCCAGTGCCCGCGATGGCCAGCTGGGCGAACCGGCGCTGGGCAGCTTCAGCAATGGCGTGGGGCACTTCGTCGGCCGCGACACCGACGGCGGACGGCC
This genomic interval carries:
- a CDS encoding MlaE family lipid ABC transporter permease subunit, whose protein sequence is MPFVAATRAIGRAGLFTLSVLRATRPTADFFQELVREIYKIGARTLPIVTVGGAFVGLSVTLLGYRALDTYGAANQVSAMLGLGMYRELGPVLTALLFIGRAGSSIAAELGLMRATDQITALGLMAIDPIGKAVAPRFWAALICMPLLTGFFCSLAITAGYFEAVHVIGIDQGFFWQVLRDSVDFGDDFLMAFAKSAVFGATAALVAAHVGFHAEPTIEGTSVATTQAVVNASLLVLMFNFVMSALLFR
- the mlaD gene encoding outer membrane lipid asymmetry maintenance protein MlaD; this translates as MRYSMRSPRIEFAVGAFLLLALGSVLVLALASTNRQWGFGNDSYELKARFTSIGALRPNAPIKIAGVAVGKVADIQVDPVKYDSVVTLAMDVKFKDLPADTSAGIFTNGLLGESYIGLSPGGDPETLKPGDEIFMTQPAVDLIQMVGKYMFSGGGKPGGDTAAAEEAPPSDTPADTATTEEPK
- a CDS encoding MlaC/ttg2D family ABC transporter substrate-binding protein; the encoded protein is MSISMKSLALAAAFAVTVPAVASAQAAAQGAPVGATPSKLVLDNSTRILTTLETRRAEFTKNRGVLRQFVSSEFNAMFDRDYAARLVLGVHGRGASEGDVKLFADALADNLMSRYGDSLLDFNTRLKVRVKSERALPNNRGVLVSSEFIRQAGEPIPVSYYMRQTAGGWKVFDVSVEGVSFVQTFRSQFDGPLKRKSIAQVAADLKAGRLQAGAETN
- a CDS encoding STAS domain-containing protein, producing the protein MPMTASLTRRDDALVFSGALDRAAVVALWPQASAQRAGVARFDLTAVTRVDSAGLAMLAELADGLPGARVEGRPDGLDELRAAYRLQDDLSFAA
- a CDS encoding MlaA family lipoprotein, with the translated sequence MPTDPLAPPAEGVAVDPAAPPMPPCESAATDPGAPDAGTTDPTATDPNAPGAPDATVPCATAVAPTQAEDDFADIYGYNPVADPNLPDPVAMPGAFDPWQKYNRQIHRFNNVVDRNVAKPLARGYVKIVPRPLRLGVNNFFSNISQPLTALNSLLQGKPKQAGQALGRFLINSTLGIGGIFDPARDAKLPHVSEDFGQTLGVWGWKRSRYVELPLFGPRTVRDMFGMVGDAPFSPLRGVESDLLRLPLQSMQLVDLRAQLLSTDSLREGAEDDYALVRDAWSQRRDYQIFGDRIEEGDAPLPDYLRDMEDEPTVPVDAMPVPVPGGGVN
- a CDS encoding 2OG-Fe(II) oxygenase; translation: MTADFIEVFDDALSPDACAAMLERFARSGEALPGRVGGGVMPELKDSQDISISGREEWRDVEGQLNAAVFKGLLAYLRRYPHTLIAPLMLEVPGPDGARHRLTPERLQAMDDATLTPIVQTVLRPGAINLQRYTGGRGGYPYWHCELYPRDPHGETLHRHLLWTIYLNDGFAQGETEFLYQQRRIAPRTGSLLIAPAAFTHTHRGNRPEGGDKFIATSWILFQRAEQLFGKPG
- a CDS encoding class 1 fructose-bisphosphatase, which produces MSHTSSTAGGSPVSLTRFLLEEQRAGHVSADLRLLIEVVARACKTISIAVGKGALGGVLGDAGTPGVASMNIEGEAQKKLDVIANDVLLEANAWGGHLAGLASEEMDHSQPIPDVYPRGNYLLLFDPLDGSSNIDVNISVGTIFSVLRCPDGVTTPGDEHFLQPGTAQVAAGYCTYGPSTMLVLTVGHGTHAFTLDREVGSFVLTTRGMTIPEETKEFAVNMSNQRFWEAPMQRYVGDLLTGKEGPRGKDFNMRWVASMVADVHRILTRGGIFSYPLDSKCRDKGGKLRLMYEANPMSFLVEQAGGAATTGRMRMLEVQPTGLHMRVPVFLGSRREVEAATAYHLEHDAAHAAAPALA
- a CDS encoding VOC family protein, producing MLQANVPAWFEIPTADIDRAQRFYERLLGVELKREAYQEGLQAIFPGGCPPLSSGALVQRPGHYAPSATAGSVVYLAVDDVRLLLERVREAGGEVLQPLAGVPGTPVVYAHIRDSEGNRVGLASVDGTPA
- a CDS encoding twin-arginine translocation signal domain-containing protein → MTARRDFLRAAGAGVLALGPLHALAGTPASSSPSPSPEPAMSPNPADGRHDFDFFHGRWTVQNRRLRERLVGSTRWDEFPATLDCRPLLGGLGNIDEYRSPDVHGLTLRLFDPATRQWSDRWASARDGQLGEPALGSFSNGVGHFVGRDTDGGRPVLSRALWKDITPDGFTWEQAASLDEGASWETNWVMHIRRAG